Proteins from one Dysgonomonas sp. HDW5A genomic window:
- the glsA gene encoding glutaminase A, with the protein MTRKITISQIKDTVQKAYEQVKSNTDGKNADYIPYLANVDKNLFGITVCLLDGQIIEVGDTAFRFGIESVSKVHTAILAMRQYGADKVLDMIGADATGLPFNSIVAILLEADHPSTPLVNAGAISACSMVKPLGDSVGKWKAILDNVTDLCGGAPELLEELYKSESDTNYNNRSIAWLLKNYNRIYDDPDISLDLYTRQCSLGITATQLAVAAGTIANGGVNPVTKEQVFEAELSPKITSMISTVGFYEHTGDWLYSSGIPAKTGVGGGVMGVLPGQFGISAFAPPLDGSGNSVKAQLAIKYIMNELSLNIFSGENIVISE; encoded by the coding sequence ATGACAAGAAAAATAACGATAAGTCAAATAAAGGATACCGTTCAAAAAGCTTATGAGCAGGTAAAAAGTAATACTGATGGCAAAAATGCTGATTATATCCCTTATCTGGCAAACGTCGATAAAAACTTATTCGGTATAACTGTCTGTTTACTCGATGGGCAAATAATAGAAGTGGGTGATACTGCATTCCGATTCGGGATAGAATCTGTTTCTAAAGTTCATACTGCCATACTAGCTATGCGCCAATATGGAGCCGATAAAGTGTTGGATATGATTGGTGCTGATGCTACCGGGCTTCCTTTCAACTCTATAGTAGCTATTTTGCTGGAGGCTGATCACCCGTCGACCCCTTTGGTAAATGCAGGCGCAATATCAGCATGTAGTATGGTTAAACCTTTGGGTGATAGTGTCGGAAAATGGAAAGCAATATTAGATAATGTTACCGATTTGTGTGGCGGTGCTCCTGAATTGCTTGAGGAACTTTATAAATCAGAATCAGATACTAATTACAATAACCGATCCATTGCATGGCTACTGAAAAATTACAACAGGATATATGATGATCCGGATATTTCGCTCGACTTATATACTCGTCAATGCTCGCTAGGTATAACAGCTACACAACTGGCAGTGGCAGCAGGAACCATTGCTAATGGCGGAGTTAATCCGGTTACAAAGGAGCAAGTATTCGAGGCTGAACTTTCTCCTAAAATTACATCCATGATTTCTACTGTAGGATTTTACGAACATACCGGCGATTGGCTATATAGTTCCGGAATTCCTGCAAAAACAGGTGTCGGAGGCGGTGTTATGGGGGTATTGCCTGGACAATTCGGTATTTCAGCATTTGCTCCACCTCTCGATGGTTCAGGAAATTCAGTTAAAGCACAATTAGCGATTAAATATATTATGAATGAGTTAAGTCTTAATATATTTAGTGGCGAAAATATAGTGATTTCAGAATAA
- a CDS encoding group III truncated hemoglobin: MRQIKDIENIDDIKKMVNTFYAKVQKDDLIGPIFNDKIQNHWPEHLEKLYSFWQSILLNERTYNGHPFPPHAQLPIGKEHFERWLSLFVETVDNLFIGEIANEAKSRAYKIADVFQGKLAYIHRRSEDQSFDID, from the coding sequence ATGAGACAGATAAAAGATATTGAGAATATAGATGATATAAAGAAAATGGTCAATACGTTTTATGCCAAGGTGCAAAAAGACGATCTGATAGGGCCTATATTTAATGATAAGATACAAAACCACTGGCCTGAACATTTAGAAAAATTGTACTCTTTCTGGCAAAGTATCCTGTTGAACGAGAGAACCTATAATGGGCATCCGTTTCCTCCACATGCTCAACTACCAATAGGAAAGGAACATTTCGAACGTTGGCTATCTCTTTTCGTAGAAACCGTAGATAATCTTTTTATCGGAGAAATTGCTAATGAGGCAAAGTCAAGAGCCTATAAAATAGCCGATGTGTTTCAGGGGAAGTTAGCCTATATTCATCGGCGATCAGAAGATCAGTCTTTTGATATAGACTGA
- a CDS encoding GH92 family glycosyl hydrolase: MKRISIYLFLTFLCVFGIKANDSKSPVDYVNPLVGTQSKHSLSNGNTYPAIAMPWGMNFWMPQTGKMGDGWSYSYDADKIRGFKQTHQPSPWINDYGQFSIMPTTGKPIFNENERASWFSHKAEVANPYYYRVYLADYDVVTEFAPSERAVMFRFTFPESNNSFVTIDAFDKGSYVKVIPEENKIIGYTTKNSGGVPDNFKNYFVIIFDKPFTYVSAVADNKILEKQTEAKADHSGAIIGFSTKKGEKVHARIASSFISPEQAELNLKELGNNDFETVKANGKKTWNEVLGKIDVEDNNIDNLRTFYSCLYRSLLFPRKFHEVDANGKIIHYSPYNGQILPGYMFTDTGFWDTFRSLFPFLNLMYPSINTQMQEGLVNTYKESGFLPEWASPGHRDCMVGNNSASVVADAYLKGLRGYDIETLYKALLHGAENVHPKVGSTGRLGHEFYNKLGYVPYNVGINESAARTLEYAYNDWTIYKLGKELNRPEKEIQVFAKRAMNYKNLFDHETKLMRGRNEDGTFQSPFNPLKWGDAFTEGNSWHYTWSVFHDPQGLINLMGGKKEFNTMMDSVFIMPPLFDDSYYGTVIHEIREMQIMNMGQYAHGNQPIQHMVYLYNYSGEPWKAQYWTREIMDKLYSATPDGYCGDEDNGQTSAWYVFSALGFYTVCPGTDEYVLGSPLFKKVTLHLENGKQVIINAPNNNKDNIYISSMTVNGQPYSKNYLTHEQLLNGAVIDYKMSSTPNKERGTEVNDFPYSFSKDEKF, translated from the coding sequence ATGAAGAGAATAAGCATTTACTTGTTTCTTACATTTCTTTGTGTCTTTGGGATAAAAGCCAATGACTCGAAAAGCCCTGTTGATTATGTCAACCCTTTGGTGGGAACACAATCAAAACATTCACTATCCAACGGTAATACCTATCCGGCAATAGCTATGCCTTGGGGTATGAATTTCTGGATGCCTCAAACAGGAAAAATGGGTGATGGCTGGTCATACAGCTATGATGCAGACAAAATAAGGGGATTTAAACAAACCCATCAGCCAAGTCCTTGGATCAACGATTACGGGCAGTTTTCAATAATGCCGACTACGGGCAAACCAATATTTAATGAAAACGAAAGAGCAAGCTGGTTCTCTCACAAAGCTGAGGTTGCCAACCCTTACTATTACAGGGTTTATCTTGCCGACTATGATGTGGTTACAGAATTTGCACCTAGCGAAAGGGCTGTAATGTTCCGATTCACATTTCCTGAAAGCAACAATTCATTTGTAACAATAGATGCCTTCGATAAAGGGTCTTACGTAAAAGTAATTCCGGAAGAAAATAAAATCATAGGATACACAACCAAAAACAGTGGTGGGGTTCCCGATAATTTCAAAAATTATTTCGTTATAATATTCGACAAGCCATTTACGTATGTATCAGCAGTAGCCGATAACAAAATTCTAGAAAAACAGACTGAAGCTAAAGCCGACCATTCGGGAGCAATTATCGGATTCTCGACTAAAAAAGGCGAGAAAGTACACGCAAGAATTGCATCATCATTTATTAGCCCAGAACAAGCAGAACTGAATCTTAAAGAACTTGGAAATAATGATTTTGAGACTGTAAAAGCAAACGGAAAAAAGACATGGAATGAGGTATTGGGTAAAATAGATGTGGAAGACAACAACATAGATAATCTACGTACTTTTTATTCTTGTTTATACCGTTCTCTTCTTTTCCCTCGTAAATTTCATGAAGTAGATGCTAATGGAAAAATCATACATTATAGTCCTTATAACGGACAAATTCTTCCGGGGTATATGTTTACCGATACAGGATTTTGGGATACATTCCGTAGTTTATTTCCTTTTTTAAATTTAATGTATCCTTCTATCAACACACAAATGCAAGAAGGATTAGTTAATACTTATAAAGAAAGCGGTTTCCTTCCCGAATGGGCAAGTCCCGGGCACAGAGATTGTATGGTCGGAAATAACTCGGCTTCTGTAGTAGCTGATGCTTATCTGAAAGGCTTAAGAGGTTACGATATCGAAACGTTGTATAAGGCTCTTTTGCATGGTGCCGAAAATGTGCATCCGAAAGTAGGTTCGACCGGAAGATTAGGTCATGAATTTTATAATAAACTTGGATATGTCCCTTACAATGTGGGGATCAACGAAAGTGCTGCACGTACTCTCGAATATGCTTATAACGACTGGACTATTTACAAACTGGGAAAAGAACTGAATCGTCCCGAAAAAGAAATTCAGGTTTTTGCCAAAAGAGCAATGAATTACAAGAATCTTTTCGACCATGAAACTAAACTGATGAGAGGCCGAAATGAAGACGGAACTTTTCAATCGCCCTTTAATCCATTGAAATGGGGAGATGCTTTTACCGAAGGAAATAGCTGGCATTACACTTGGTCAGTATTTCATGATCCTCAGGGGCTAATCAATTTAATGGGAGGAAAAAAGGAATTCAATACAATGATGGATTCGGTATTTATTATGCCTCCTCTTTTTGATGACAGTTATTATGGTACAGTAATTCACGAAATACGTGAAATGCAAATAATGAATATGGGACAATATGCTCATGGCAATCAACCTATACAGCACATGGTATACCTTTATAATTATTCGGGGGAACCATGGAAAGCTCAGTATTGGACGCGTGAAATTATGGATAAGCTTTACTCTGCAACACCCGACGGGTATTGTGGAGATGAAGACAATGGTCAAACGTCCGCATGGTACGTATTCTCTGCTTTAGGATTCTATACCGTATGTCCGGGAACAGATGAATATGTTTTAGGTTCTCCTTTATTTAAAAAGGTGACATTACATCTGGAAAACGGAAAACAGGTTATCATAAATGCACCCAATAACAACAAAGACAATATATATATTTCAAGTATGACTGTAAACGGGCAGCCTTATAGTAAAAACTATTTGACACACGAACAGTTATTAAACGGGGCTGTAATAGATTATAAAATGTCTTCGACACCTAATAAAGAAAGAGGAACTGAGGTCAATGACTTCCCCTACTCTTTTTCTAAAGATGAAAAATTCTAA
- a CDS encoding TonB-dependent receptor, with protein MKEKVRKSCMSIFLFCLMGILSLATSYAQSGSVGTISGNVKDSQGEAIIGASVVVKGTTTGTVTDFDGNFQINASAGSTLVISYIGYKPQDVTVGNQKRINIVMQDDTELLGEVVVIGYGSVKKNDATGSVVAVKIDEKEHGFATTAQDLLAGKIAGVGVTTSGGRPGDGATIRIRGGSSLTATNDPLIIIDGVFMSNDLAGSSNPLSLLNPNDIETFTVLKDASATAIYGSRASNGVILITTKKGTGGKLKVTYDGNFSLSTRRNSVDVLSADQYRNFVDTRFTGDDRHSVVMSKLGEANTNWQDEIFQTVFNTDQNVSVYGSIGKAVPFRTSVGYTNEEGILRTSGMERVTASVSLTPTLFDDHLKLNINGKGMYSHTRFADTGAIGSAISFDPTQPVMNGSPWGGYFTWTNDEGKLASIAGKNPVAILEMQNNRANVRNFVGNVQADYKLHFFPDLRLNLNLGMDIATTGGTDFKDPFNPTAYSENDQQSGQRKNFTNFRNNQLMEFYGQYIKDVTSLKSKFDVMGGYSWQHNKKTSDQGLWYVSKEDNSSLAEMNPGINYYNFKEYYLISFFGRFNYTFNDKYLLTATVRRDGSSRFSPDNRWSVFPSVALAWKMKEESFLRDVSVLSDLKLRVGWGKTGQQDLGDDYYYPSTPSYQIGQGQAYYPMGLNPDGSTNWVKLMRPNGYNPDLKWETTTTWNFGVDYGFLNNRINGAVDVYFRKTTDLLNREAPVIAGTSPAERLPQNIGEMDNKGIEFAINARPIVSKEFEWQLGFNIAYNKSEITKLTATQDPGFTGIGTGSTGGDGGQNAQVYMTGYAPKTYYVYEQVYDNNGKPLEGVYVDRNGDGVINEDDLYYHKKPAADVLMGFNSKWTYKNWDLGFNGRVSLGNYVYNATEANNADISLASIYANNIFLTNRPTSALETNFMSKQALSDHYIQNASFLKIDNITLGYTFSDLFKGKTSARVYGIVQNPIVITKYRGLDPEVYDGIDYNFYPRPLIFMLGLNLNF; from the coding sequence ATGAAAGAAAAGGTAAGAAAAAGTTGTATGTCAATATTCCTCTTTTGCTTGATGGGAATATTGTCTCTAGCAACATCGTATGCCCAAAGTGGTTCCGTGGGAACTATCAGCGGAAATGTAAAAGACTCACAGGGCGAAGCTATTATTGGAGCTAGTGTTGTTGTAAAAGGAACAACAACTGGTACAGTAACAGATTTTGATGGTAACTTTCAAATTAATGCTTCGGCAGGCAGTACACTTGTTATTTCCTATATTGGATATAAACCACAAGATGTTACAGTCGGTAATCAAAAAAGAATCAACATCGTCATGCAGGACGATACCGAATTACTCGGTGAAGTAGTGGTAATCGGTTATGGTAGCGTAAAAAAGAACGATGCTACAGGATCGGTTGTTGCTGTTAAAATCGATGAAAAAGAGCACGGATTTGCTACGACAGCTCAAGACCTGTTGGCTGGTAAAATTGCCGGGGTAGGAGTTACAACCAGTGGAGGCCGTCCGGGAGATGGAGCTACTATCCGTATTCGTGGAGGTTCTTCTTTAACTGCTACTAACGATCCATTGATTATTATCGATGGTGTTTTTATGAGTAACGACCTTGCAGGATCTTCGAATCCTTTAAGCTTGTTAAATCCGAATGATATTGAAACCTTTACAGTATTAAAGGATGCATCAGCCACAGCTATTTATGGTTCGAGAGCTTCTAATGGAGTTATTTTGATAACAACCAAGAAAGGTACCGGAGGTAAGTTAAAAGTTACGTATGACGGAAACTTCTCATTAAGCACAAGAAGAAACAGCGTTGATGTTTTGAGTGCCGATCAATATCGTAATTTTGTTGATACCCGTTTTACCGGTGATGACAGACATAGCGTAGTAATGTCTAAACTTGGTGAAGCAAATACTAATTGGCAAGATGAGATATTTCAAACTGTTTTTAATACCGATCAAAATGTAAGTGTATATGGATCAATAGGAAAAGCTGTTCCATTCCGCACCTCAGTAGGTTATACAAATGAAGAAGGAATTCTTCGTACTTCAGGTATGGAACGTGTAACGGCCAGTGTTTCTTTAACTCCAACTTTATTTGACGATCATTTAAAATTAAATATTAACGGTAAAGGTATGTATTCTCATACCCGTTTTGCTGATACCGGAGCTATCGGTTCGGCTATAAGTTTCGACCCTACACAACCTGTAATGAATGGCAGTCCATGGGGTGGTTATTTTACTTGGACAAACGATGAAGGCAAACTTGCTTCTATCGCAGGTAAAAACCCTGTGGCTATACTTGAAATGCAAAATAACAGAGCAAATGTTCGAAATTTTGTAGGAAACGTTCAGGCTGATTATAAACTACACTTCTTCCCTGATTTAAGATTAAACTTAAATTTGGGTATGGATATTGCTACAACAGGCGGTACAGATTTTAAAGACCCATTCAATCCTACAGCTTATAGCGAAAACGATCAGCAAAGTGGTCAAAGAAAAAACTTCACTAATTTCAGAAATAATCAGTTAATGGAGTTCTACGGCCAATACATTAAAGATGTAACATCTTTGAAGAGTAAGTTCGATGTAATGGGTGGTTACTCATGGCAACATAATAAGAAAACGAGCGACCAAGGCTTATGGTATGTTTCAAAAGAAGATAACTCAAGTTTAGCTGAGATGAATCCCGGTATAAACTACTATAATTTTAAAGAATATTATTTAATCTCTTTCTTTGGACGTTTCAACTATACATTTAATGATAAATATTTGTTGACAGCTACAGTTCGTCGAGACGGATCATCACGCTTTAGCCCAGATAACCGCTGGAGTGTATTTCCTTCAGTTGCTTTAGCTTGGAAAATGAAAGAAGAATCATTCTTAAGAGATGTATCGGTATTAAGTGATCTCAAACTACGTGTGGGATGGGGTAAAACAGGTCAACAGGATTTAGGTGATGATTATTATTATCCATCTACTCCTTCTTATCAAATTGGACAAGGACAAGCTTATTATCCAATGGGATTAAACCCTGATGGATCGACTAATTGGGTGAAACTAATGAGACCAAATGGGTATAATCCTGATTTGAAATGGGAAACTACCACTACATGGAACTTTGGTGTCGATTATGGATTCTTAAATAACCGTATCAATGGTGCTGTAGATGTATATTTCCGTAAGACAACAGACCTACTAAACAGAGAAGCCCCTGTTATTGCAGGAACAAGTCCGGCTGAAAGATTACCTCAAAATATTGGAGAAATGGACAACAAAGGTATTGAGTTTGCTATTAATGCCCGTCCAATTGTTTCAAAGGAATTTGAGTGGCAATTAGGATTCAATATTGCTTATAATAAAAGTGAAATCACGAAGTTGACAGCTACTCAAGATCCAGGGTTTACAGGTATTGGAACAGGATCTACAGGTGGTGATGGAGGTCAAAATGCTCAGGTATATATGACCGGGTATGCTCCTAAAACATATTATGTATACGAGCAAGTGTATGATAATAACGGAAAACCACTCGAAGGTGTATATGTCGATAGAAATGGAGATGGTGTAATAAATGAAGATGATTTATATTACCATAAGAAACCGGCAGCAGATGTGCTTATGGGATTCAATTCGAAATGGACATATAAAAATTGGGATTTAGGGTTTAACGGACGTGTTTCTTTAGGTAATTATGTTTATAATGCTACAGAGGCAAATAATGCAGATATTAGTTTAGCGTCTATCTATGCTAATAATATCTTCCTTACAAATAGACCAACATCAGCATTAGAAACTAATTTTATGTCGAAACAGGCTTTGTCGGATCACTATATACAAAATGCATCATTCCTTAAAATAGATAATATTACTCTAGGTTATACATTTAGTGACCTGTTTAAAGGTAAAACATCGGCTCGTGTTTATGGAATAGTTCAGAACCCGATTGTAATAACTAAGTACAGAGGCTTGGACCCTGAAGTATATGACGGAATCGATTATAACTTTTATCCAAGACCATTGATATTTATGTTAGGTTTGAATTTGAACTTTTAA
- a CDS encoding RagB/SusD family nutrient uptake outer membrane protein: MKDRIIKSKKLLYIMLSFALAIPFASCTDDLNTVPKGPNIELDPYADADNYPLLIAKVYSGFSKLGITGPDKDGDIPSSADQGKTTFLRTYFNIQELTSDEAKCAWSDLDEKNYSQTLLTPDNYIGYMLYQRCMLNIVFANEFLKNTQVPQVEVPNLDRSRAEVRVLRAMNYYFLLDVYGNPGWVTEEQPVTYIPQQLGREGMFNWVESELLDVEKSGLLLDHSASTYGLITNQVVETVLAKMYINAEVYTGKARWNDALTYAKKVTSYSGLQLEGNYQNLFCADNNRSKEIIFTLPYDNKLATDWGGIVFVIASSTSGDMLSLLDFTASWSGNRATQQLSSLFANNDKRALFFKTDRDQNMTELGNFNKGWSVMKFTNKGWDGAANVNGAGQWADTDFPLFRLADVILIQAEAELRLGDANAVNTYNKVHAHPRTGLSAATSVTLQDILDERGRELYWEGQRRTDLIRFGKFTKGYNWAWKGGSQLGTDIDDKYNLFPISTKHLTGNPALVQNPLYK, translated from the coding sequence ATGAAAGATAGAATAATAAAAAGTAAGAAATTACTATATATAATGTTGTCATTCGCTTTGGCAATACCATTTGCTTCGTGTACTGACGATTTGAATACAGTACCTAAAGGTCCTAATATCGAATTAGATCCTTATGCTGATGCTGATAATTATCCGCTGTTGATAGCAAAAGTATATTCAGGTTTTAGTAAATTGGGAATAACAGGACCCGATAAAGACGGAGATATTCCTTCTTCTGCAGACCAGGGAAAAACCACGTTTCTAAGAACATATTTCAATATACAGGAACTTACCTCTGACGAAGCAAAATGTGCTTGGAGTGATCTAGATGAGAAAAATTATTCTCAAACATTGCTTACTCCGGATAATTATATCGGATATATGCTTTATCAACGCTGTATGTTGAATATTGTATTTGCAAATGAATTTTTGAAGAATACTCAAGTTCCACAGGTCGAAGTTCCTAATCTGGATCGTTCAAGAGCTGAAGTTCGTGTCCTAAGAGCAATGAACTATTACTTCCTTCTTGATGTTTACGGAAATCCGGGTTGGGTTACCGAAGAACAGCCGGTGACATACATACCTCAACAATTGGGACGCGAAGGCATGTTCAATTGGGTGGAAAGCGAATTATTGGATGTTGAAAAAAGCGGTTTATTACTAGATCATTCTGCTTCAACTTATGGATTGATAACTAATCAGGTTGTAGAAACTGTTTTAGCTAAAATGTATATTAATGCAGAAGTTTATACAGGAAAAGCTCGCTGGAACGATGCTTTGACATATGCTAAGAAAGTAACCTCTTATTCAGGATTACAACTTGAAGGCAATTATCAAAATCTTTTCTGTGCAGACAATAACCGATCAAAAGAGATCATATTTACACTTCCTTATGACAATAAACTGGCTACAGATTGGGGCGGAATCGTCTTTGTAATTGCATCTTCGACAAGTGGCGATATGCTTAGCTTATTAGATTTCACTGCATCATGGAGTGGAAACAGAGCGACTCAACAATTGTCGAGCCTATTCGCTAACAATGATAAACGAGCATTATTCTTTAAAACAGACCGTGATCAGAATATGACCGAGCTTGGTAACTTTAACAAAGGTTGGTCAGTAATGAAATTTACAAATAAAGGATGGGATGGTGCTGCAAATGTGAATGGTGCCGGACAATGGGCTGATACCGATTTCCCTCTATTCCGTTTAGCAGATGTAATACTTATACAAGCAGAGGCTGAACTTCGATTGGGTGATGCCAATGCAGTGAATACATATAACAAAGTACATGCTCATCCAAGAACAGGTTTAAGTGCAGCAACATCTGTTACTCTACAAGATATACTTGACGAAAGAGGTCGTGAATTATATTGGGAAGGTCAAAGAAGAACTGACTTGATTCGTTTTGGTAAGTTTACCAAAGGTTACAATTGGGCATGGAAAGGTGGATCGCAACTTGGAACTGATATAGACGATAAATATAATCTTTTCCCGATCAGTACAAAACATCTTACAGGTAACCCTGCTTTGGTACAAAATCCATTATACAAGTAA
- a CDS encoding SusF/SusE family outer membrane protein, whose protein sequence is MKIKNILFLMAVIFAFVSCNDDTDPVLPQYKASELTHPDNNTLYELKQANAAETMLTLDWKAYRQNDLMVGAVTYWIQVDTVGNNFANAQTLQQVAAVNEDAEFTNYTASLNVEEVNKILVNSLGFPVGSVSSLEIRVITHIGNILVPSSASNVFQARVIPYKAVDTSSLYMIGADFGNWDWASPGIVSMVPVNGVDGAFWCINYFTAKNGFKWAPKKAWGDDFAELASKSGYTVADGNAFVPADGLYMVYVDYTAGKITIAPAKVYGMGDCFGGWDADKFLFTNDGKTTSILTTGAGELRMYAGLPEGVKGSDWWTREFIILDGKISYRGRGGDQDRVKVEAGKTVTLDFKAGNGTIK, encoded by the coding sequence ATGAAAATAAAAAATATATTATTCTTAATGGCCGTTATATTTGCTTTTGTCTCATGTAACGACGATACAGATCCTGTTCTTCCTCAATATAAGGCTTCGGAGTTAACTCATCCGGATAATAATACCCTTTATGAATTAAAACAGGCAAATGCAGCAGAAACCATGTTGACATTAGATTGGAAAGCTTATAGACAAAACGATCTGATGGTAGGTGCTGTAACATACTGGATACAAGTTGATACGGTAGGAAATAATTTTGCCAATGCGCAAACATTACAGCAAGTCGCTGCAGTAAATGAGGACGCTGAGTTTACTAATTATACGGCTTCTCTGAATGTTGAAGAGGTAAATAAAATTCTAGTTAATAGCTTAGGCTTTCCTGTAGGAAGTGTATCTAGTCTGGAAATCCGTGTAATAACTCATATTGGTAATATTCTGGTTCCATCATCGGCATCTAATGTCTTTCAGGCAAGAGTTATACCATACAAAGCAGTTGATACATCTTCATTATATATGATTGGTGCAGATTTTGGAAACTGGGACTGGGCATCACCCGGTATTGTTTCAATGGTTCCTGTAAATGGTGTTGATGGAGCATTCTGGTGCATAAACTATTTTACTGCTAAGAATGGATTTAAATGGGCTCCGAAAAAAGCTTGGGGTGATGATTTTGCCGAATTAGCAAGTAAGTCTGGTTATACAGTTGCCGATGGAAATGCCTTTGTACCGGCTGACGGGTTATATATGGTTTATGTTGATTATACAGCAGGAAAGATAACCATTGCACCGGCAAAAGTATATGGCATGGGAGATTGTTTCGGTGGTTGGGATGCAGATAAATTCCTATTTACCAATGATGGAAAAACTACATCTATATTAACTACCGGTGCAGGAGAACTAAGAATGTATGCTGGATTGCCTGAAGGAGTTAAAGGATCTGATTGGTGGACAAGAGAATTCATCATTCTAGATGGTAAAATTTCTTATCGTGGAAGAGGTGGTGACCAAGATCGCGTAAAAGTAGAAGCCGGTAAAACAGTAACTCTTGATTTCAAAGCAGGTAACGGAACTATCAAATAA
- a CDS encoding AgrD family cyclic lactone autoinducer peptide, protein MVFLHIYINTVSNCRRACSCFCYQPKSPFG, encoded by the coding sequence TTGGTCTTTCTTCACATTTACATAAATACTGTCTCTAACTGTAGACGGGCTTGTTCCTGCTTCTGCTATCAGCCAAAAAGCCCCTTCGGTTGA